The Primulina tabacum isolate GXHZ01 chromosome 7, ASM2559414v2, whole genome shotgun sequence genome includes a window with the following:
- the LOC142550856 gene encoding GRAS family protein RAD1-like → MMNGWQYFPTLENFDQDSAIRQFCPARVEQEQGEEWGGISQDEEMDMWPTCMDGVIELPPTEVEEIVDTFFNVECFERDNANKSSDGGNDIFGGFQEESPLQFSILDDFCYEADVPLMVEEDETKDYGLFVPCESAGYEMTDGVDQGLQLVHLLLACAEAVGCRDTQLAISILAQIWPCVNPWGDSLQRVSHYFAKGLSSRLSFLQKVNPNGSFTSVIGEVSLITREEKSDAFSLLHLMTPYIGFGFLAANDAISQAAIGKDSLHIVDLGIEHNLQWPSLVRTLARRSEGGPKFIRITGIIGDEDPMDLENSMKGLCEEANSLGICLEYHLLAEKVSISSLTREKLELREGEALFVNAMMHLHKHVKESRGSLKTILQSIKKLNPALLTVVEQDANHNGPFFLGRFLESLHYYSAIFDSLEASYPRSSPQRIMIEEFHFAEEIRNVVAYEGSNRIERHERADQWRRQLGRAGFQVVGLKCLNQAKLLVSDYGCDGYTVGSEKGFLQLGWKGRPIMLASAWQVNN, encoded by the coding sequence ATGATGAATGGATGGCAATATTTTCCTACATTGGAAAATTTTGATCAAGATTCGGCTATTCGGCAGTTTTGCCCTGCTCGAGTTGAGCAAGAACAAGGAGAAGAGTGGGGAGGAATATCACAAGATGAAGAGATGGATATGTGGCCTACTTGTATGGATGGAGTGATTGAATTGCCACCAACTGAGGTGGAGGAAATCGTCGACACTTTCTTTAACGTCGAATGCTTCGAAAGAGATAATGCCAACAAGTCCTCAGATGGAGGAAATGACATTTTTGGTGGATTCCAAGAAGAGAGTCCCTTACAGTTTTCCATTCTTGATGATTTTTGTTATGAGGCAGATGTTCCACTGATGGTTGAAGAAGATGAGACCAAAGATTACGGGCTTTTCGTGCCTTGTGAGAGTGCAGGATATGAGATGACAGATGGAGTGGATCAAGGACTACAACTGGTGCATTTGCTATTAGCATGTGCCGAGGCCGTGGGGTGTAGGGACACGCAACTAGCGATTTCGATATTAGCACAGATTTGGCCTTGTGTTAATCCTTGGGGAGATTCTCTGCAGAGAGTCTCACACTATTTTGCAAAGGGATTGAGTTCTAGGCTATCTTTTTTGCAGAAGGTTAACCCGAATGGTTCATTCACGAGTGTAATTGGTGAGGTGTCCTTGATTACAAGAGAGGAAAAGAGTGACGCTTTTTCTTTGTTACACCTAATGACTCCTTATATCGGTTTTGGTTTCTTGGCTGCGAATGATGCTATATCTCAAGCAGCGATAGGAAAAGACTCTTTGCACATTGTTGATCTAGGGATTGAGCATAATCTCCAATGGCCTTCTTTGGTGAGAACTTTGGCACGTCGAAGCGAAGGCGGCCCGAAATTTATCAGAATAACGGGGATCATTGGGGATGAAGACCCGATGGATCTTGAAAATAGTATGAAGGGACTTTGTGAAGAAGCCAATTCTCTTGGCATTTGCCTTGAGTACCATTTGCTGGCAGAGAAAGTGTCGATATCGTCGTTGACTCGAGAAAAACTCGAACTAAGAGAAGGCGAGGCCTTGTTTGTGAACGCCATGATGCACTTACACAAGCATGTTAAGGAAAGTAGAGGGTCTTTGAAAACCATTCTTCAATCAATCAAGAAACTGAATCCAGCCCTCCTCACTGTGGTTGAGCAAGATGCCAACCACAATGGACCTTTCTTTCTTGGAAGATTTTTGGAATCTCTTCACTACTATTCAGCCATATTTGATTCCCTCGAGGCCAGCTACCCAAGAAGTAGCCCACAAAGGATCATGATCGAAGAATTTCACTTCGCAGAGGAAATCCGAAATGTTGTAGCCTATGAAGGCTCTAACAGGATTGAGAGGCATGAAAGGGCAGATCAATGGCGACGGCAACTCGGTCGTGCCGGTTTTCAAGTGGTGGGATTGAAGTGTTTGAACCAAGCTAAATTGCTGGTATCTGATTATGGGTGTGATGGTTATACCGTGGGAAGTGAGAAGGGCTTCCTGCAGCTTGGATGGAAAGGGAGACCAATAATGCTAGCATCAGCATGGCAAGTCAACAATTGA